In Streptacidiphilus sp. P02-A3a, the DNA window CACCCCCGCCGCCCCGGGCTCCCACGCAGCGTTCACCCAGCAAGCGTAGCCCGCTTGCTGCGGCCCCGCACCGGTCCCGGCCAGAGCCCCCGCCGTCAGCGCGCGAAGGCCGCCACCCGCTCCCGCAGCCGCGCGTCGCCGATCGTCCCGACACCGCGCGACTGGTCACGTCGGCACCCTCATCCAACAGAGCAAGCGGAGCGGCGAGTTGGCTCCGCTCCTCAGGGTGCTGGTCGAGATCGTGAGTGCGGGGACGGTGCCCGCGACTTTCGAGGTGGCTGCGCCGCTCCAGGTCGAGGAGGGGGTGCCGGTGGTCCAGCGGCGGCGCCGGTACCTGGACGACGGGGGGGTGATCGCGGTCTCCACCTCGGGGCTGCCCGGGGGGCTCGGGGCGGGAGCTTGTTGCCGAGTACGGGGTCGGGTAGGGGCTCGCGCGGCGGCGGTCCGGCCTGGGGGGTGGCGGGCGGCCGCCGCGCGGGGTGGTCAGTTGGTGGCCGGTCGCGGGGTGGGGGACTTCAGGGCGGGGAGGGGGCGGAGGGCGAGGTAGAGGA includes these proteins:
- a CDS encoding UTRA domain-containing protein, with protein sequence MSAGTVPATFEVAAPLQVEEGVPVVQRRRRYLDDGGVIAVSTSGLPGGLGAGACCRVRGRVGARAAAVRPGGWRAAAARGGQLVAGRGVGDFRAGRGRRAR